From the genome of Penaeus chinensis breed Huanghai No. 1 chromosome 8, ASM1920278v2, whole genome shotgun sequence, one region includes:
- the LOC125027896 gene encoding uncharacterized protein LOC125027896: MRKGIKYGQKETETLTAKVDSVLSMPISLDMTKAIGKTYYDYLVGKDKIQQLVSLFKHENQTAERKQAPTKRVVLTLPNIILFCNRARVEMVGGGSTVFSSLLLAVVLLSNSCSMICADGETAVQENELVPSPIPLTIKEIHKVRRHDDPSGRQQNIRLVVDQHDPISGAETLTLTLQTFDNETIPYEAVQIPDPSATEFEFEGNFVDAEAISVEAKRNGSTLACGSVHADVEDPGSRVAWVGDPETPSLRVHPGGRAQVEVPGHPLCVRKDSGGPCYYFGHSDSPLEPPPPRCDDLGLIVFCDEVVAQAQQPESSTVLQLYNREVLRVLLSSSSNRTEVVVSIPENDTILSPDDYACRESYWHTCVQLVDVPESLDYLYIIAVDLDEEGYVNVSSGVLFEVFKARVVRLSHDVYEVIPDPSNSPGNYSVSLNANAFVSCGGDGAQEDSGCRVYFDRAIYDYNFTLSKGWAPSMVIYPASDENPLPSSKIYSITSLSESSTKMRVQIQSPRTVAKAEFILFEDYVATSSQEVEVYLSDSGYIVDVPACEGKCEFVILGYGVDGSLVETGEAYVKLEDLDVDVAEVGREADKANSSLRVETTGENDAIIEGVGKCKRYSSPCYFFQLARETVESATYCVNITTLPIYGLNRTWVFHCSDSVTPYSELPGNFFVSMVNNYKVVVSGSFPTNFTEVVVFDPDTPEEELSIGHTECSKVTETTTDCMCIINRSDDESPLRVLVTALDSNGTVLSSVMMTYEYTYPKKTTPAWVIVVSVFGCLVVVAAAAAVFCRKEKQ; the protein is encoded by the exons ATGAGAAAAGGCATCAAATATGGTCAAAAGGAGACAGAAACCCTGACTGCTAAAGTTGATTCTGTACTGTCAATGCCAATATCTTTGGACATGACAAAAGCCATAGGAAAGACTTATTATGATTACCTAGTTGGCAAGGACAAGATTCAGCAACTCGTCTCTCT GTTCAAACACGAGAACCAGACAGCAGAGCGTAAACAGGCTCCAACAAAGAGGGTTGTGTTGACTTTACCAAACATCATTCTCTTCTGCaa CAGGGCACGAGTTGAAATGGTAGGGGGAGGAAGCACAGTATTTTCGAGCCTGCTGCTGGCTGTTGTGCTTCTAAGCAACAGCTGTTCCATGATTTGTGCAGATGGAGAGACAGCTGTTCAAG AAAATGAGTTGGTTCCCTCGCCCATCCCGCTGACCATCAAGGAAATCCACAAAGTGAGGCGACACGACGACCCGAGCGGTAGACAGCAGAACATAAGGCTGGTTGTTGATCAGCACGACCCGATCTCAGGCGCCGAAACGTTGACCTTGACTCTACAAACGTTCGACAACGAGACGATTCCATACGAGGCTGTCCAGATACCGGATCCAAGTGCCACGGAATTCGAGTTTGAAGGGAATTTCGTTGACGCGGAGGCCATCTCCGTTGAGGCCAAGAGAAACGGGTCGACACTGGCTTGTGGCTCCGTCCACGCGGATGTTGAAG ACCCAGGATCGAGAGTGGCGTGGGTGGGGGACCCTGAGACGCCGTCCCTGAGGGTACATCCGGGAGGGAGGGCGCAGGTGGAAGTCCCTGGCCATCCTCTCTGCGTGAGGAAGGATTCGGGAGGTCCTTGCTATTACTTCGGCCACAGCGACAGCCCTCTGgagcctcctcctccccgctgcGATGACCTCGGCCTGATCGTGTTTTGTGACGAGGTCGTGGCCCAAGCGCAGC AACCAGAGAGCTCCACCGTCCTGCAGCTGTACAACCGAGAGGTCCTAAGAGTCCTCCTCAGTTCTTCCTCAAATCGGACCGAGGTCGTCGTCTCCATACCCGAGAACGACACGATCTTATCCCCCGACGACTATGCCTGCCGAGAGTCGTACTGGCATACGTGTGTGCAGTTGGTGGACGTCCCTGAGAGCTTGGATTATCTCTACATCATAGCTGTTGATTTGGACGAGGAGGGTTATGTGAACGTGTCCAGCGGAGTTCTGTTCGAAG TGTTCAAGGCCCGCGTCGTCCGTCTGTCTCACGACGTCTACGAAGTGATCCCCGATCCCTCGAACTCTCCCGGGAACTACAGCGTGTCCCTGAACGCCAACGCCTTTGTGTCCTGCGGCGGCGACGGGGCTCAGGAGGACTCGGGGTGTCGCGTGTACTTCGACCGAGCGatctatgattataattttacgCTGTCGAAGGGCTGGGCCCCCAGCATGGTGATTTATCCGGCGTCTGATGAAA ATCCTCTGCCAAGCTCAAAGATTTACAGCATCACCTCTTTGAGCGAAAGTTCTACGAAGATGAGGGTGCAGATCCAAAGCCCCAGGACTGTCGCAAAGGCCGAGTTTATCTTATTCGAGGACTACGTCGCCACGAGCAGCCAGGAGGTCGAGGTGTACCTTTCTGATTCGGGTTACATTGTGGACGTGCCCGCGTGCGAAGGGAAATGCGAGTTCGTCATCCTGGGTTACGGGGTCGATGGGTCTCTGGTAGAGACAGGGGAAGCCTACGTAAAACTTGAAG ACCTGGATGTGGACGTCGCCGAGGTGGGCAGGGAAGCCGATAAGGCCAATTCGTCCCTTCGAGTGGAAACCACCGGGGAAAACGATGCTATAATTGAGGGCGTGGGGAAATGCAAAAGGTATAGCAGCCCTTGCTACTTCTTCCAACTTGCGAGGGAGACGGTGGAGTCTGCAACGTACTGCGTCAACATTACTACATTACCCATTTACGGCCTCAATAGAACGTGGGTCTTTCACTGCAGCGATTCTGTGACGCCTTACAGTG AACTCCCAGGCAACTTCTTCGTGTCCATGGTAAACAATTACAAGGTGGTGGTGAGTGGCAGCTTCCCTACCAACTTTACAGAGGTCGTGGTGTTCGACCCGGATACACCTGAAGAAGAGCTCTCTATCGGACACACAGAGTGTTCTAAAGTGACTGAGACTACAACAGATTGCATGTGTATTATCAATCGCTCAGATGATGAAAGTCCTCTGAGGGTGTTGGTGACAGCGCTAGACAGCAATGGAACTGTTTTGAGTTCAGTGATGATGACCTACGAGTATACGT ACCCCAAGAAGACGACGCCCGCCTGGGTTATCGTTGTGTCAGTGTTTGGTTGTCTGGTCGTCGTTGCCGCCGCTGCCGCTGTCTTCTGCCG CAAGGAGAAACAGTGA
- the LOC125027952 gene encoding zinc finger CCCH domain-containing protein 4-like isoform X1 → MEESHLNPQEEEEEKEEGELEDGELEDEEEEEPQQQQEGSGKQEEPAQEPEDGTAAVGGVQGSSPSRPNHHHHHHHHHHQHHQHHQHQQEEDKEGGKEGELGAEDGPLAEGDHKGEEEGRKREGKLSKEERKRKHKDDDEEREKRRKKKKKRKHVSSEEEEDDLSPVPKFHRKMIPQPFDGNMGFDAMLQQEMYLRGRSPPPGMMPYGPPPPGAFGPPHPMFRGHPMSDFDSFDSGSDSEMRERRRRRRRHRRSRSRSRSPSFKNEAICMYYMQGSCKRGKACPYSHDIQPQRKMELCKFYMMDCCAKKEKCLYMHKDFPCKYYHTGLRCKLAAKCKFSHGQLSDSAKQILLKHIELAPKDILGDFPRLTKEAAQLVVDITEGHRRGQPLNVENIPGIMDMKGRGFKYVDKAIRALEKKQEKNLLKEQEEQDHEEGQGGAGTGDGGGLDHPQQHYDQQQHHQHHQHSHQQQQHQHSSKQEKLPKHSREEQEGIASPRHGGTPPHMNELVNGEGQQPGFGSQGGNSSHMGPNPGRKLGRFMAGMPQKQRELFQRIQQQHSVHDDHEEGTGEMGGMDDSAPGTSNVNWYSSDEEGDGSSPTKSHAQSAMQSSNNLSPSRTPPLPHQTSATSPSHGGMTPPGRPGSSPGSSASSTTPKTPFSNINLASINISSDLASVLSALKSQNAASTNSSDESGRGQVPQSPRRRDPREMPRELSQDMSRDPREVSRDFRDISEQRDLPRSQSHGSRDPRSDSQRLDSDYSQSPWVRDQQSMGGRWDSQRDLDSQKEGRGLRGSFSESRDSGDLDQRQRTGDVDLRVLPGIEDSRPQGQEVKGLTQDTDMRISSEPSIYDVDLRQLNPPGTFKDNDEDPNSLPFKVPVHTPAKEIVASISSHSPMYYQLVKVCIPKPNFSHLKINKDDPKILEDPRLRKMLRRNSTEDSSKGSPRTPSRYEFDGPMSPPPYVAPSKSEPKPTETESRDPRKPGSRDPRAEPRGDPRSEPRAEPRGDPRVGTRSDPRMGSRGDPRTESRDPRSEPMGDMRNQDPRMFGGGNGGGMMDGGGMPFNNMGPGPMGGMIPPRNVDPRGRPGLLGPAPMAFPSNVPPGMGPRMPPYMMGQMGPGPNGGFYPDEGNDMMGGGGYPQGGPGWGGRMMSNDPRLKRDMSDGGRSYTPPPVS, encoded by the exons ATGGAGGAGAGCCACTTGAAtccacaggaggaagaggaggagaaggaggaaggggagctaGAAGACGGAGAActagaagacgaggaggaggaggagccgcagcagcagcaggaagGGAGCGGGAAGCAGGAGGAACCAGCACAAGAGCCGGAGGATGGAACGGCAGCCGTGGGGGGCGTTCAGGGTAGCTCTCCTTCCCGGccgaaccaccaccaccaccatcaccaccaccaccaccagcatcaccagcatcatcagcaccagcaggaggaggacaaggagggaggcaaggagggggagcTCGGGGCTGAAGATGGCCCACTAGCGGAGGGGGAccacaagggagaggaagaagggaggaagagagag GGCAAGTTGagcaaagaagagaggaagaggaagcacaaagatgatgatgaagagagagaaaagagaaggaagaagaagaaaaagaggaaacatgtaagcagtgaggaggaagaagacgacttGTCTCCTGTGCCGAAG TTCCACCGGAAGATGATCCCGCAACCTTTTGATGGCAACATGGGCTTTGACGCCATGCTGCAGCAAGAAATGTACCTGAGGGGCCGTTCCCCCCCACCGGGCATGATGCCCTACGGACCGCCCCCACCTGGAGCGTTTGGCCCCCCACACCCCATGTTTAGGGGGCATCCAATGTCAG atttTGACTCGTTTGATTCTGGTTCGGATTCTGAGATGCGTGAGAGGCGCAGAAGACGCAGGAGGCACAGACGGTCAAGGTCGCGATCTCGTTCCCCATCTTTCAAGAATGAAGCCATTTGTATGTACTATATGCAAGGAAGCTGCAAAAGA GGCAAAGCATGTCCCTACTCGCATGATATTCAGCCACAGCGTAAGATGGAGCTGTGCAAATTCTACATGATGGACTGCTGTGCCAAGAAGGAGAAATGCCTCTACATGCACAAGGATTTTCCTTGCAAGTATTACCATACAGGTCTCCGCTGCAAGCTGGCTGCAAAGTGTAAATTTAGCCATGGGCAACTATCAGACTCTGCCAAGCAGATACTACTTAAG CACATAGAACTTGCCCCTAAAGACATCTTGGGAGACTTTCCACGGCTGACCAAGGAGGCTGCCCAGCTGGTAGTAGATATCACAGAGGGCCACCGACGTGGCCAGCCTCTCAATGTGGAGAACATCCCTGGCATCATGGATATGAAGGGCAGGGGATTCAAGT ACGTGGACAAGGCCATCCGTGCCCtggagaagaagcaagagaagaatCTACTTAAGGAGCAGGAAGAGCAGGATCACGAGGAGGGGCAAGGTGGGGCAGGAACTGGAGACGGGGGTGGCTTGGACCACCCACAGCAGCACTATGACCAACAGCAGCACCACCAGCATCATCAGCATTCCcatcaacagcagcaacatcagCACTCTTCCAAGCAGGAGAAATTGCCAAAGCACAGTCGTGAAGAGCAGGAGGGCATTGCATCCCCCAGGCATGGTGGGACACCTCCACACA TGAATGAATTAGTGAATGGTGAGGGACAGCAGCCTGGCTTTGGGAGCCAGGGAGGGAACTCTAGTCACATGGGACCCAACCCGGGTAGGAAGTTGGGCCGATTCATGGCTGGCATGCCACAGAAGCAGCGGGAACTATTCCAGCGTATTCAGCAACAGCACTCTGTCCATGATGACCATGAGGAAGGGacaggagagatgggggggatggaTGACTCTGCCCCAGGCACTAGCAATGTCAACTGGTATTCCAGCGATGAAGAGGGGGATGGCTCTTCGCCCACTAAGTCACATGCACAA aGTGCAATGCAGTCGTCCAACAACTTGTCCCCAAGTCGGACGCCCCCGCTGCCCCATCAGACCTCAGCTACGTCGCCATCTCATGGGGGCATGACACCCCCAGGCAGACCAGGCAGTAGTCCTGGCAGCTCTGCATCCTCCACCACTCCAAAGACCCCGTTCTCCAACATCAACTTGGCCAGCATCAACATCTCCTCGGACCTGGCAAGTGTTTTGTCAGCTCTAAAGAGTCAGAATGCAGCTAGTACCAATAG CAGTGATGAATCAGGAAGAGGGCAGGTGCCGCAGTCCCCTCGAAGAAGAGACCCCAGAGAGATGCCAAGAGAACTGTCTCAAGACATGTCCCGAGATCCCAGGGAAGTTTCACGGGACTTCAGGGACATTAGTGAGCAGCGTGACCTGCCCAGAAGTCAGTCCCATGGGTCTCGTGACCCTCGGTCCGACTCACAGAGACTGGACTCGGATTATTCCCAGAGTCCGTGGGTGAGAGATCAGCAGTCCATGGGGGGTCGCTGGGATTCCCAGAGGGATTTGGATTcccagaaagaggggagaggtctGCGAGGATCATTCTCTGAGTCAAGAGATTCGGGCGACCTTGACCAGAGGCAGAGGACAGGGGATGTTGACCTCCGAGTACTGCCAGGGATTGAGGACAGCAGACCCCAAGGCCAGGAGGTTAAGGGGTTGACACAGGACACAGACATGAGAATCTCTAGTGAGCCATCGATATACGATGTGGATTTAAGGCAGCTCAATCCGCCTGGCACTTTCAAAGACAATGATGAGGACCCTAACTCCCTTCCCTTTAAGGTTCCTGTTCACACGCCAGCCAAAGAAATTGTTGCTTCCATATCTTCCCATTCACCCATGTATTATCAGTTGGTGAAGGTGTGCATTCCAAAACCAAACTTTTCACAtcttaaaataaacaaagatgaCCCAAAGATACTTGAGGACCCAAGGCTAAGGAAGATGCTGCGGCGCAATTCCACAGAAGATTCCTCCAAAGGAAGTCCGAGAACGCCATCTAGATATGAGTTTGACGGTCCAATGAGTCCTCCGCCATATGTTGCTCCCAGCAAGAGTGAGCCCAAACCCACTGAAACGGAGTCTAGAGATCCAAGGAAGCCTGGTTCAAGGGACCCAAGGGCTGAGCCACGTGGGGATCCTCGCTCTGAGCCGCGTGCAGAACCCAGAGGAGATCCTAGAGTGGGCACTCGGAGTGACCCACGGATGGGGAGTAGGGGAGACCCTAGAACAGAGTCTCGAGATCCCAGAAGTGAGCCGATGGGTGACATGCGCAATCAGGACCCAAGAATGTTTGGTGGCGGTAATGGGGGTGGTatgatggatggaggaggaatgCCTTTCAACAATATGGGTCCAGGGCCCATGGGAGGAATGATACCACCACGTAATGTGGATCCCAGGGGACGGCCAGGCCTACTGGGTCCTGCGCCTATGGCCTTCCCAAGCAATGTTCCTCCTGGCATGGGGCCCAGGATGCCCCCATACATGATGGGGCAGATGGGACCAGGACCTAATGGTGGGTTCTATCCAGATGAAGGCAATGacatgatggggggaggggggtatcccCAGGGAGGGCCTGGATGGGGGGGTCGAATGATGTCAAATGACCCCAGGTTAAAGAGAGACATGAGTGATGGAGGCAGGTCGTACACACCACCTCCTGTGTCCTAG
- the LOC125027952 gene encoding zinc finger CCCH domain-containing protein 4-like isoform X2, translating to MEESHLNPQEEEEEKEEGELEDGELEDEEEEEPQQQQEGSGKQEEPAQEPEDGTAAVGGVQGSSPSRPNHHHHHHHHHHQHHQHHQHQQEEDKEGGKEGELGAEDGPLAEGDHKGEEEGRKREGKLSKEERKRKHKDDDEEREKRRKKKKKRKHVSSEEEEDDLSPVPKFHRKMIPQPFDGNMGFDAMLQQEMYLRGRSPPPGMMPYGPPPPGAFGPPHPMFRGHPMSDFDSFDSGSDSEMRERRRRRRRHRRSRSRSRSPSFKNEAICMYYMQGSCKRGKACPYSHDIQPQRKMELCKFYMMDCCAKKEKCLYMHKDFPCKYYHTGLRCKLAAKCKFSHGQLSDSAKQILLKHIELAPKDILGDFPRLTKEAAQLVVDITEGHRRGQPLNVENIPGIMDMKGRGFKYVDKAIRALEKKQEKNLLKEQEEQDHEEGQGGAGTGDGGGLDHPQQHYDQQQHHQHHQHSHQQQQHQHSSKQEKLPKHSREEQEGIASPRHGGTPPHMNELVNGEGQQPGFGSQGGNSSHMGPNPGRKLGRFMAGMPQKQRELFQRIQQQHSVHDDHEEGTGEMGGMDDSAPGTSNVNWYSSDEEGDGSSPTKSHAQSAMQSSNNLSPSRTPPLPHQTSATSPSHGGMTPPGRPGSSPGSSASSTTPKTPFSNINLASINISSDLASVLSALKSQNAASTNRSSDESGRGQVPQSPRRRDPREMPRELSQDMSRDPREVSRDFRDISEQRDLPRSQSHGSRDPRSDSQRLDSDYSQSPWVRDQQSMGGRWDSQRDLDSQKEGRGLRGSFSESRDSGDLDQRQRTGDVDLRVLPGIEDSRPQGQEVKGLTQDTDMRISSEPSIYDVDLRQLNPPGTFKDNDEDPNSLPFKVPVHTPAKEIVASISSHSPMYYQLVKVCIPKPNFSHLKINKDDPKILEDPRLRKMLRRNSTEDSSKGSPRTPSRYEFDGPMSPPPYVAPSKSEPKPTETESRDPRKPGSRDPRAEPRGDPRSEPRAEPRGDPRVGTRSDPRMGSRGDPRTESRDPRSEPMGDMRNQDPRMFGGGNGGGMMDGGGMPFNNMGPGPMGGMIPPRNVDPRGRPGLLGPAPMAFPSNVPPGMGPRMPPYMMGQMGPGPNGGFYPDEGNDMMGGGGYPQGGPGWGGRMMSNDPRLKRDMSDGGRSYTPPPVS from the exons ATGGAGGAGAGCCACTTGAAtccacaggaggaagaggaggagaaggaggaaggggagctaGAAGACGGAGAActagaagacgaggaggaggaggagccgcagcagcagcaggaagGGAGCGGGAAGCAGGAGGAACCAGCACAAGAGCCGGAGGATGGAACGGCAGCCGTGGGGGGCGTTCAGGGTAGCTCTCCTTCCCGGccgaaccaccaccaccaccatcaccaccaccaccaccagcatcaccagcatcatcagcaccagcaggaggaggacaaggagggaggcaaggagggggagcTCGGGGCTGAAGATGGCCCACTAGCGGAGGGGGAccacaagggagaggaagaagggaggaagagagag GGCAAGTTGagcaaagaagagaggaagaggaagcacaaagatgatgatgaagagagagaaaagagaaggaagaagaagaaaaagaggaaacatgtaagcagtgaggaggaagaagacgacttGTCTCCTGTGCCGAAG TTCCACCGGAAGATGATCCCGCAACCTTTTGATGGCAACATGGGCTTTGACGCCATGCTGCAGCAAGAAATGTACCTGAGGGGCCGTTCCCCCCCACCGGGCATGATGCCCTACGGACCGCCCCCACCTGGAGCGTTTGGCCCCCCACACCCCATGTTTAGGGGGCATCCAATGTCAG atttTGACTCGTTTGATTCTGGTTCGGATTCTGAGATGCGTGAGAGGCGCAGAAGACGCAGGAGGCACAGACGGTCAAGGTCGCGATCTCGTTCCCCATCTTTCAAGAATGAAGCCATTTGTATGTACTATATGCAAGGAAGCTGCAAAAGA GGCAAAGCATGTCCCTACTCGCATGATATTCAGCCACAGCGTAAGATGGAGCTGTGCAAATTCTACATGATGGACTGCTGTGCCAAGAAGGAGAAATGCCTCTACATGCACAAGGATTTTCCTTGCAAGTATTACCATACAGGTCTCCGCTGCAAGCTGGCTGCAAAGTGTAAATTTAGCCATGGGCAACTATCAGACTCTGCCAAGCAGATACTACTTAAG CACATAGAACTTGCCCCTAAAGACATCTTGGGAGACTTTCCACGGCTGACCAAGGAGGCTGCCCAGCTGGTAGTAGATATCACAGAGGGCCACCGACGTGGCCAGCCTCTCAATGTGGAGAACATCCCTGGCATCATGGATATGAAGGGCAGGGGATTCAAGT ACGTGGACAAGGCCATCCGTGCCCtggagaagaagcaagagaagaatCTACTTAAGGAGCAGGAAGAGCAGGATCACGAGGAGGGGCAAGGTGGGGCAGGAACTGGAGACGGGGGTGGCTTGGACCACCCACAGCAGCACTATGACCAACAGCAGCACCACCAGCATCATCAGCATTCCcatcaacagcagcaacatcagCACTCTTCCAAGCAGGAGAAATTGCCAAAGCACAGTCGTGAAGAGCAGGAGGGCATTGCATCCCCCAGGCATGGTGGGACACCTCCACACA TGAATGAATTAGTGAATGGTGAGGGACAGCAGCCTGGCTTTGGGAGCCAGGGAGGGAACTCTAGTCACATGGGACCCAACCCGGGTAGGAAGTTGGGCCGATTCATGGCTGGCATGCCACAGAAGCAGCGGGAACTATTCCAGCGTATTCAGCAACAGCACTCTGTCCATGATGACCATGAGGAAGGGacaggagagatgggggggatggaTGACTCTGCCCCAGGCACTAGCAATGTCAACTGGTATTCCAGCGATGAAGAGGGGGATGGCTCTTCGCCCACTAAGTCACATGCACAA aGTGCAATGCAGTCGTCCAACAACTTGTCCCCAAGTCGGACGCCCCCGCTGCCCCATCAGACCTCAGCTACGTCGCCATCTCATGGGGGCATGACACCCCCAGGCAGACCAGGCAGTAGTCCTGGCAGCTCTGCATCCTCCACCACTCCAAAGACCCCGTTCTCCAACATCAACTTGGCCAGCATCAACATCTCCTCGGACCTGGCAAGTGTTTTGTCAGCTCTAAAGAGTCAGAATGCAGCTAGTACCAATAG AAGCAGTGATGAATCAGGAAGAGGGCAGGTGCCGCAGTCCCCTCGAAGAAGAGACCCCAGAGAGATGCCAAGAGAACTGTCTCAAGACATGTCCCGAGATCCCAGGGAAGTTTCACGGGACTTCAGGGACATTAGTGAGCAGCGTGACCTGCCCAGAAGTCAGTCCCATGGGTCTCGTGACCCTCGGTCCGACTCACAGAGACTGGACTCGGATTATTCCCAGAGTCCGTGGGTGAGAGATCAGCAGTCCATGGGGGGTCGCTGGGATTCCCAGAGGGATTTGGATTcccagaaagaggggagaggtctGCGAGGATCATTCTCTGAGTCAAGAGATTCGGGCGACCTTGACCAGAGGCAGAGGACAGGGGATGTTGACCTCCGAGTACTGCCAGGGATTGAGGACAGCAGACCCCAAGGCCAGGAGGTTAAGGGGTTGACACAGGACACAGACATGAGAATCTCTAGTGAGCCATCGATATACGATGTGGATTTAAGGCAGCTCAATCCGCCTGGCACTTTCAAAGACAATGATGAGGACCCTAACTCCCTTCCCTTTAAGGTTCCTGTTCACACGCCAGCCAAAGAAATTGTTGCTTCCATATCTTCCCATTCACCCATGTATTATCAGTTGGTGAAGGTGTGCATTCCAAAACCAAACTTTTCACAtcttaaaataaacaaagatgaCCCAAAGATACTTGAGGACCCAAGGCTAAGGAAGATGCTGCGGCGCAATTCCACAGAAGATTCCTCCAAAGGAAGTCCGAGAACGCCATCTAGATATGAGTTTGACGGTCCAATGAGTCCTCCGCCATATGTTGCTCCCAGCAAGAGTGAGCCCAAACCCACTGAAACGGAGTCTAGAGATCCAAGGAAGCCTGGTTCAAGGGACCCAAGGGCTGAGCCACGTGGGGATCCTCGCTCTGAGCCGCGTGCAGAACCCAGAGGAGATCCTAGAGTGGGCACTCGGAGTGACCCACGGATGGGGAGTAGGGGAGACCCTAGAACAGAGTCTCGAGATCCCAGAAGTGAGCCGATGGGTGACATGCGCAATCAGGACCCAAGAATGTTTGGTGGCGGTAATGGGGGTGGTatgatggatggaggaggaatgCCTTTCAACAATATGGGTCCAGGGCCCATGGGAGGAATGATACCACCACGTAATGTGGATCCCAGGGGACGGCCAGGCCTACTGGGTCCTGCGCCTATGGCCTTCCCAAGCAATGTTCCTCCTGGCATGGGGCCCAGGATGCCCCCATACATGATGGGGCAGATGGGACCAGGACCTAATGGTGGGTTCTATCCAGATGAAGGCAATGacatgatggggggaggggggtatcccCAGGGAGGGCCTGGATGGGGGGGTCGAATGATGTCAAATGACCCCAGGTTAAAGAGAGACATGAGTGATGGAGGCAGGTCGTACACACCACCTCCTGTGTCCTAG